One genomic region from Anopheles bellator chromosome 2, idAnoBellAS_SP24_06.2, whole genome shotgun sequence encodes:
- the LOC131207586 gene encoding integrin alpha-PS3-like has protein sequence MVTAKLVLSSVALVLIDLLRSGSGFNVSPQPNYVFREPSLTTYMDKVRSSYFGYSLNLRPAGVVVGAPRAQSDLPAQRKVNETGAIYRCRFSDGHCAPYYFDRLGNTQQEQSDFAYNSEKKDFQMLGASIDGHGADGDRLVVCAPKMISELTEYYLLHGICYVVDGTEGDAPKDIRKIVPLRAKEKQLHKDALGQYYYYMYGEQGISVHVTDDGEEILIGAPGVFNWRGTVVRYRRRVTDDAGGLSRRNSPTGNRRPTNRHKRQIVSYVSDVPNPYFNRVKDDSYFGYAVSSGRFLGPDQKLLYVASAPQSNEQVGEVFIFDILNADSAFVETQFRMHFTFPGQQQGEYFGYSLLAEDFNGDGFPDLAIGAPLNSRTGDYETGAVYIHWNEGQLNFQLQTKLASSYDLGGRFGTSLAKIGDINMDGYNDIAVGAPFEGNGVVYIFLGSVDGLQSKASQRLTAPTKELMWPGNAMFGYAISRGTDIDRNGYNDLAIGSPNGETVYVYRTYPVVRIEAEVSSTKRELSLEDTSFELTVCLSASFTAGLQYPVQLGYSLAVDAQLGRVALLGTGGKYNNTVTLRDATEQCQQVRAALKATAASIYRPIVMELTYHLLAEPPTEADASTFCTHCALLDPTVPAHIIRKISFKTGCQGEVCVSDLRLSARWLDIAGGDAGYVLGSTKKASIEFTVHNAGENAYLPQLNVSLTPARLTLAKLTSECRQTVTSDGVNVLCDLNNGLPLKASYTSKYTLILDMTKLEAGAAAEIRAEALSSSEESVPGDNFHETVLPLKEFSDIEIVGKSSVPEVHLEKQRGMLAVEYELQLHNNGPSVFRNLAFTLDVPLVYHKPSSGQTFKIINFNDIVVTGYYSYKTLDYTWTQNDTVLLPNPIEHSTIEPPPVVNVEDLHRQPSDFVLMSGAGGGLFSGWTGENSSPHEQDTISFHRRRRRELSASTHTASNFNRYTNQLSRQSVHPASRLSSVIDASTLGLPGNRTLLFSCIEDEDSIAECARLNIDVDLFRPTNVPIVITIAFQVDLDAIDEAFLEREDIFALLMLGDIQRGAHEPEGVARFQLSRSNPFTVVYRYSDTSTPVWVYIVSGIGGLLLLVAISYGLYRLGFFERTTKEEMEKHQRESARLNEPEPSSGRVDSETEPESNKTLPNESM, from the exons ATGGTGACGGCGAAGCTTGTGCTGTCGTCGGTGGCTCTGGTGCTGATCGATCTGCtacgttccggttccggttttaaCGTGTCGCCACAGCCAAACTATGTGTTCCGGGAGCCATCCCTCACCACCTACATGGACAAAGTCCGCAGTTCGTACTTTGGATATTCGCTCAATCTGCGCCCAGCAGG TGTGGTTGTCGGTGCACCACGAGCACAGTCGGATCTCCCGGCGCAGCGGAAGGTCAACGAAACCGGTGCCATCTATCGGTGTCGCTTCAGCGATGGCCACTGTGCGCCTTACTACTTCGATCGGCTCGGCAACACCCAACAGGAGCAATCGGATTTTGCCTACAACTCGGAGAAAAAGGACTTCCAAATGCTGGGCGCCAGCATTGACGGGCACGGTGCGGACGGCGATCGGCTCGTGGTGTGTGCCCCGAAAATGATCAGCGAGCTGACCGAGTACTACCTTCTGCACGGCATCTGCTACGTAGTCGATGGTACCGAAGGTGACGCACCGAAAGACATCCGGAAGATTGTGCCCTTGCGGGCGAAAG AAAAACAGTTACACAAGGACGCCCTGGGCCAGTACTATTACTACATGTACGGCGAGCAAGGCATCAGCGTGCACGTGacggacgacggcgaagagATTCTGATCGGAGCGCCCGGGGTGTTCAACTGGCGCGGCACCGTCGTGCGGTACCGGCGGCGTGTGACGGATGACGCCGGAGGACTCAGTCGGCGCAATTCGCCTACCGGCAATCGGCGCCCAACGAACCGCCACAAGCGCCAGATCGTGAGCTACGTGAGCGACGTGCCGAATCCGTACTTTAACCGCGTCAAGGACGATTCGTACTTTGGGTACGCCGTCAGTTCCGGTCGGTTCCTGGGCCCGGACCAGAAGCTCCTGTACGTGGCGAGTGCACCCCAATCGAACGAACAGGTCGGCGAGGTGTTTATCTTCGACATCCTCAACGCAGACTCGGCGTTCGTCGAGACGCAGTTCAGGATGCACTTTACCTTTCCGGGTCAGCAGCAGGGCGAATACTTCGGTTACTCGCTGCTTGCCGAGGATTTCAACGGTGACGGGTTTCCGGATCTAGCTATCGGGGCACCGCTGAACAGCCGGACGGGCGATTACGAGACTGGCGCGGTGTACATCCACTGGAACGAGGGTCAGCTTAACTTTCAGCTTCAAACGAAGCTAGCCTCATCGTACGAtctcggtggccggttcgGTACGAGTTTGGCCAAGATCGGTGACATCAACATGGACGGCTACAACG ACATCGCCGTCGGGGCTCCGTTCGAAGGAAATGGTGTCGTTTACATTTTCCTCGGTTCCGTCGATGGGCTGCAATCGAAGGCGAGTCAACGGTTGACGGCACCGACCAAGGAGCTGATGTGGCCTGGGAACGCCATGTTTGGGTACGCGATCTCGCGCGGAACCGACATCGACCGGAACGGTTACAATGATCTCGCAATCGGTTCCCCGAACGGTGAAACGGTGTACGTGTACCGCACGTATCCGGTGGTCCGTATCGAGGCGGAAGTGTCGTCCACCAAGCGGGAGCTGTCTCTCGAGGACACTTCGTTCGAGCTGACGGTGTGCCTGAGTGCCAGTTTCACTGCGGGCCTCCAGTACCCCGTGCAGCTGGGTTACAGTCTCGCCGTGGATGCCCAGCTCGGCCGGGTGGCCCTCCTGGGTACCGGTGGTAAGTATAACAACACTGTCACCCTGCGTGACGCGACCGAGCAGTGCCAGCAGGTCCGAGCAGCCCTCAAAGCGACAGCGGCCAGCATCTACCGACCGATCGTGATGGAGCTGACGTACCACTTGCTCGCCGAACCTCCAACCGAGGCGGACGCATCGACGTTCTGCACCCACTGTGCCCTACTGGATCCCACAGTGCCGGCCCATATCATCCGGAAGATATCCTTCAAAACCGGCTGCCAAGGTGAAGTGTGCGTCTCCGATCTGCGACTGTCCGCCCGCTGGCTGGACATTGCCGGTGGTGACGCTGGATACGTGCTGGGCAGTACGAAAAAGGCGTCGATCGAGTTCACGGTGCACAATGCGGGTGAGAACGCGTACTTACCGCAGCTCAATGTGTCGCTCACCCCGGCCAGGCTGACCCTAGCGAAGCTCACGTCCGAGTGCCGCCAAACGGTTACGTCCGACGGTGTGAATGTGTTGTGCGATCTCAACAACGGGCTGCCACTGAAAGCGTCATACACCTCGAAGTACACGTTGATCCTTGATATGACGAAGCTGGAAGCTGGTGCGGCGGCTGAGATCCGGGCCGAAGCACTTAGCTCGAGCGAAGAGTCGGTCCCCGGGGACAATTTCCATGAAACGGTTCTACCGCTCAAAGAGTTCAGTGACATCGAGATCGTCGG AAAATCCTCCGTCCCGGAAGTGCATCTCGAGAAGCAGCGCGGAATGCTTGCGGTGGAGTAtgagctgcagctgcacaATAACGGCCCGAGCGTGTTCCGAAACCTGGCCTTTACGCTCGACGTGCCACTCGTGTACCACAAGCCCAGCTCGGGACAAACGTTTAAGATCATCAACTTCAACGACATCGTAGTGACCGGTTACTATAGCTACAAGACGCTCGATTACACCTGGACCCAGAACGACACCGTGCTGTTGCCCAATCCGATCGAGCACAGCACGATCGAACCGCCTCCGGTGGTCAACGTCGAGGATCTGCACCGTCAGCCGAGTGATTTCGTACTCATgtccggcgccggcggcggatTGTTTAGCGGGTGGACGGGAGAGAACAGTTCGCCACACGAGCAGGACACGATATCGTTCCACCGTAGGCGCCGCCGCGAGCTGTCGGCTTCTACGCACACCGCTTCCAACTTCAACCGCTACACGAATCAACTCTCCCGGCAATCGGTTCACCCCGCGAGCCGTCTGTCGAGCGTGATCGATGCTTCTACGCTGGGGCTGCCGGGCAATAGGACGCTCCTGTTCAGTTGCATCGAAGATGAAGACTCGATCGCCGAGTGCGCACGGCTTAACATCGACGTTGATCTCTTCCGGCCTACCAACGTACCGATCGTGATCACGATCGCCTTTCAAGTCGATCTGGACGCGATCGATGAAGCGTTTCTCGAGCGCGAGGACATTTTTGCCCTCCTGATGCTGGGCGACATTCAACGGGGCGCACACGAGCCGGAAGGGGTGGCCCGGTTCCAGCTGTCGCGCTCCAACCCGTTCACGGTCGTGTATCGCTACTCCGACACCAGCACACCCGTCTGGGTGTACATTGTATCGGGGATCGGTGGGCTCCTGCTGCTCGTCGCCATTTCCTACGGACTCTACCGGTTGGGTTTCTTCGAGCGAACCACCAAGGAGGAGATGGAAAAGCACCAACGAGAG AGCGCTCGTCtgaacgaaccggaaccgtctAGTGGTCGGGTGGACAGTGAAACGGAACCC